Genomic window (Pradoshia sp. D12):
AATACCTGTTAACTGAGATACTCTTTCTAGATAAGTACGTGCATTTGCAGGCAGTTCAGACAATGTTTTCACACCCGTGATATCTTCTGTCCAGCCTGGCAGTTCTTCATAGATTGGTTCACATTCAGCCAATATTTTCAGACTCGCCGGGAACTCCTCCAATACTTTTCCATCGTGTCGATAAGCAACACAGATTTTTAATGTTTCAATACCTGTTAAAACATCGATAGAGTTAAGAGAAAGATCAGTGATTCCACTAACGCGGCGCGCATGGCGGACAACGACGCTATCGAACCAACCTACCCTTCGCGGACGTCCCGTAGTAGTACCATATTCTCTTCCTACCTCACGAATTTGATTACCAATTTCGTTATCAAGTTCGGTAGGGAATGGTCCATCTCCAACACGTGTCGTGTAGGCTTTACATACACCCACTACATGATTGATTTTTGATGGTCCAACTCCGGAACCGATTGTCACGCCGCCCGCAACTGGGTTGGAGGATGTAACGAATGGGTATGTTCCCTGATCGATATCAAGCATTACCCCTTGTGCTCCTTCAAATAAAACACGGCGTCCTTCATCCAAGGCGTCATTTAAAACAACAGAGGTATCACACACATATTGTTTAATTTGCTGTCCATATTCATAATATTCTTCAAAGAAATCATCCATCGTAAAGCCTTCAGTTTCATAAAAACGTTCCAGCATACGGTTTTTCTCTTCCAAGTTTCTTGTTAACTTCTCTTCAAATACTTCTTTATCTAATAAATCGGCAATCCTGATACCTATACGGGCTGCTTTATCCATATAAGCCGGGCCAATTCCCTTTTTAGTAGTACCTATTTTATTACTCCCTTTTCTCTCTTCCTCTACTTCATCAAGTTTCAGATGATAAGGAAGAATCACATGGGCTCTATTGCTGATACGTAAATTATCTGTGGTAATCCCACGATCGTGCAGATAAGTAAGCTCCTCAATAAGTGCTTTAGGGTCAACGACCATACCATTTCCAATTACCGATATCTTATCCTTATAGAATATGCCTGAGGGAATCAAATGAAGCTTATATGTTTCACCATTAAATTTTATTGTATGTCCCGCATTATTTCCACCTTGATATCTGGCAATTACTTCTGCGTTTTCTGAAAGGAAATCTGTAATCTTTCCTTTACCTTCGTCTCCCCATTGTGTACCTACTACTACGACTGAAGACATTCTTTACACCTCCACTAATTTACCAACATCTTGCACTTTGGCTTAACAAACAAATTAAGTGTATCAATTACATGAAGTAATTTCAAGGAATTCACGAACGTTTATATGAAAATAGTAAAATATGTTCGTGTATTGATGTAATAAAAATAAACCCACCTTTGTTTGGTGGGTCGGTCTATAAACTATTATGCTCCAGAAGGTATGGCATCATCCTGGAATCTTCTCTCTAAATTAACAAACTTATTGTATTCCTTCACAAATGCCAGTTGAACTGTTCCAACCGGGCCATTACGCTGTTTCGCAATGATAATTTCAATAACATTTTGGTTTTCTGTTTCTTTATCATAATAATCTTCCCTGTATAAGAAGGCTACAATATCAGCATCTTGCTCAATACTTCCTGACTCACGGATATCAGACATCATCGGACGCTTGTCCTGACGTTGCTCAACACCACGAGAGAGCTGGGAAAGAGCGATAACCGGAACTTCTAGCTCCCTTGCCAAGGCCTTAAGGGAACGGGAAATTTCTGATACTTCCTGTTGTCTGTTTTCTCCTGATCTGCCATTTCCCTGAATAAGCTGGAGATAGTCAATCAGGATCATGCCAAGTCCATGTTCTTGCTTTAAACGACGGCATTTTGAACGGATTTCACTAATTCGGACACCCGGAGTATCATCTATAAATATACCTGCATTTGATAAGCTTCCCATTGCCAGTGTTAATTTGCGCCAATCTTCGTCTGTCAGAGATCCTGTTCTAAGGTTTTGAGCATTTATATTACCTTCTGCGCAAAGCATACGCATGACCAATTGTTCTGCACCCATCTCCAAACTGAAAATCGCAACATTTTCATCCGTTTTTGTTGCAACGTTTTGGGCAATATTAAGTGCAAAGGCTGTTTTACCAACAGATGGACGGGCAGCAACGATAATTAAATCATTACGCTGAAAGCCTGCTGTCATGTGATCCAAGTCATTAAAGCCTGTAGGTATTCCAGTTACATCTCCTACGCGGTTATGAAGTAACTCAATATTGTCATAGGTCCGAACTAAAACATCTTTAATGTTGTGAAAGGCTCCGGCATTTTTTCGGGAGGCAACTTCCATAATGCTCTTTTCGGCTTCACCCAAGAGACTTTCTACTTCATCTTCACGTGAATACCCATCTTGTACAATGCCAGTTGCTGTATTAATTAATCTTCTAAGAACGGACTTTTCTTCAACAATTCGGGCATAATATTCTATATTGGCCGCGGTAGGTACTGATGACGCCAGTTCTGTTAAATAGGGAACTCCCCCTACCTCTTCAAGCTGCTTTGTTGCACTTAGTTCTTCTGTTACTGTGACTAAATCGACAGCCTTTCCTTTGTCGTTTAGCTTCAGCATAACCAGGAAGATTTTTTGGTGTGCACTTCTATAAAAATCCTCAGGTATCAAAATCTCAGAGGCAAGTATTAAAGAGGAAGGCACAAGAAAAATTGCTCCTAAAACCGCTTGTTCCGCCTCAACATTTTGTGGTGGAACCAAATCAGTAAAGAGCTCATTCATTCGGCAAACCCCCTTTATATATTTAAACGTAATTATATATTTTTATTAGCAATTAAAATGGATTGCTATTCTATTGTATATGGAAATGAAGAGAATAGGTACAGGAAATTATTTATTTTAACTTTCATTTGCATTAGTAACTTCTATCATACTAAAAAAAAGTGATGAAATCAGCTAACAAGCTTTTCATCACTTTTTTTAAGAAAATTATTTCCTGGGAAAATATTTTATTGTTCTTTCACATGAACATTTAAAGTAGCGGTTACCTCATGATGAAGCTTAACCGGAACTTTTGTGTAGCCGAGAGAGCGAATTGCGTCTTCTAATTCAATTTTACGTTTATCAATTTTATGCTTATGCTGTTTTTGTAATTCGTCAGCAATCTGTTTGCTGGTAATGGATCCAAAGATTCTGCCGCCCTCACCAGTCTTCGCTTTTAATTCAATTGTAAGCTTTTCTAATTGCTCTTTTAATTTTTTTGCATTTTCTAGTTCCTCAGCTGCAAGCTGTACTTCTTTATTTTTCTGATTTTCTAGTGTTTTCATATTGCTGCCGGTTGCTTCTACAGCTAATCCCTGTTTCAAAAGGAAATTATGTGCATACCCATCTGCAACATTT
Coding sequences:
- a CDS encoding adenylosuccinate synthase; translation: MSSVVVVGTQWGDEGKGKITDFLSENAEVIARYQGGNNAGHTIKFNGETYKLHLIPSGIFYKDKISVIGNGMVVDPKALIEELTYLHDRGITTDNLRISNRAHVILPYHLKLDEVEEERKGSNKIGTTKKGIGPAYMDKAARIGIRIADLLDKEVFEEKLTRNLEEKNRMLERFYETEGFTMDDFFEEYYEYGQQIKQYVCDTSVVLNDALDEGRRVLFEGAQGVMLDIDQGTYPFVTSSNPVAGGVTIGSGVGPSKINHVVGVCKAYTTRVGDGPFPTELDNEIGNQIREVGREYGTTTGRPRRVGWFDSVVVRHARRVSGITDLSLNSIDVLTGIETLKICVAYRHDGKVLEEFPASLKILAECEPIYEELPGWTEDITGVKTLSELPANARTYLERVSQLTGIPLSIFSVGPDRNQTNILRNPYGI
- the dnaB gene encoding replicative DNA helicase, encoding MNELFTDLVPPQNVEAEQAVLGAIFLVPSSLILASEILIPEDFYRSAHQKIFLVMLKLNDKGKAVDLVTVTEELSATKQLEEVGGVPYLTELASSVPTAANIEYYARIVEEKSVLRRLINTATGIVQDGYSREDEVESLLGEAEKSIMEVASRKNAGAFHNIKDVLVRTYDNIELLHNRVGDVTGIPTGFNDLDHMTAGFQRNDLIIVAARPSVGKTAFALNIAQNVATKTDENVAIFSLEMGAEQLVMRMLCAEGNINAQNLRTGSLTDEDWRKLTLAMGSLSNAGIFIDDTPGVRISEIRSKCRRLKQEHGLGMILIDYLQLIQGNGRSGENRQQEVSEISRSLKALARELEVPVIALSQLSRGVEQRQDKRPMMSDIRESGSIEQDADIVAFLYREDYYDKETENQNVIEIIIAKQRNGPVGTVQLAFVKEYNKFVNLERRFQDDAIPSGA
- the rplI gene encoding 50S ribosomal protein L9; this translates as MRVIFLKDVKGKGKKGEIKNVADGYAHNFLLKQGLAVEATGSNMKTLENQKNKEVQLAAEELENAKKLKEQLEKLTIELKAKTGEGGRIFGSITSKQIADELQKQHKHKIDKRKIELEDAIRSLGYTKVPVKLHHEVTATLNVHVKEQ